AACAAAGAAACGGTCCGGTTGGAACTATTAAATTGATGTTTGATCCAAAGGTTACATTATTCTTTGAAAAAGATAGTATTCATAGTGAAACATATTAGGAGGGAAAAAATGGAAAAAAGTATAAAAGAAATAATTATAAAAATAATTAAAGAAAAACCATTGTTACAAAAGGAAATATATGACAAGTTAAAATTAAAAACCAAAGAAGAAAAAAGAAAGATAAGAAATATTTTAAATGAATTATTAGATGATGGAGAATTGTATAAAAACTCTAAAAATAAGTATTGTATTCCTGGTAAAAATATGAAAATTGGAATTATTGAATTTACTAGAAGAGGTAGTATGGCATTTGTTACTACAAAAAATGGTGATGAAATAGCAATAACATTGGAAAATGTGAAGGATGCTATGCATAAAGATTTAGTTTTAGTTGAAATAATAGGTAATTGGAGAGATTTACCAAAAGGAAAAGTTTTAAGAGTGTTAAAAAGAGGATTAAATAAGGTTGTTGGGATTTTTGAACAAAAAAAGCTTTTTGGTTTTGTATTACCAATTGATCAAAAAATAAATACAGATTTTTATGTATCTCCTGAAAATTTCAACAAAGCCAAACCTGGCCAAATTGTAGAAGCTGAAATAATAAAATATACACACAAAAATCCTGAAGTAAAAATAACAAAAATAATAGGGGATGTTAATGAACCTAAAGTGGATTTACCAATTGTAATTATTAAACACGATTTGCCAGAGCCTGGTATATTTCCTGAAAATGTAATGAAAGAAGCATTGAAAATACCAAAAACTATACAAGAAAAGGATTTAAAAGGAAGGAAAGATTTTAGAGATGAAGTAATTGTTACAATTGATGGAGACACTGCGAAAGACTTCGATGATGCAGTACAAGTAAAGAAATTGGAAAATGGCAATTATTTATTAGGTGTTCATATTGCTGATGTATCTCATTATGTTAAAGAAAATTCTAAATTAGATAAGGAAGCATTTAAAAGAGGAACTAGTGTTTATTTGATTGATACAGTAATACCAATGTTACCTCATGAATTATCTGATTGGATATGTTCTTTAGTAGAAAATGAAGATAGATTAACTATGTCTCTTATTATGGAAATAGATAAACATGGTGATGTGGTAAATTATGATGTATATAATGGAGTAATTAGAAGTAAGAAGAGATTAACATATAATAAGGTAAATAAATTGTTAAACAATGAAGCAGATGAGGAGTTGGAAAAGGAAATAGGTTGGCTTAGACCTGATTTGGAATTAATGAAAGAATTAATGGAAATAATTAGAGAAAATAGAAAAAGAAGAGGAGCTATATTAGATATAGAAGGTGGAGAAGTTAAATTTATATTTGATGAAAAAGGAAATGTTGAAGATATAATTCCTGTGGAAAGAGGTATTTCGGAAGTTATCATTGAAGAATTTATGATAAAAGCTAATGAAACTATAGCTTCAATTTTCGATTCACAAGGTTTACCATTTATATATAGAATTCACGAAGAACCAGATCCAGATATGTTATTACAATTAAAAAACTATTTGGAGATAATGGGTTTGAAATATCGATTTCCTAAAAATATTCATCCAAAATTATTACAAGATATGTTGGAACATTTAAAAGATCATCCTTTGAAAAAAAGTATTCAAAAACTTCTAGTTAGATCTTTAAAAAGAGCTGTGTATTCAGATTTAAATGTTGGACATTTTGGATTAGCTTCTGAAAATTATACCCATTTCACATCACCTATAAGAAGATATCCTGATCTAATAGTACATAGATTATTGAAAAAATATCTAAAAAATAACGGAACTTTAAGTAATAGTGAAATTGAAAAATATACAAAATTATTACCAGAAATTGCAGCGTATTCATCTAAGAGGGAAAGAGTTGCCAATGAAGCTGAATGGGATTTAGCTGATATGAAAAAAGTTGAATATATTATGAGCCACATGGATGAAATATTCGAAGTATTTATTACAAATATAACAAAATTTGGTATGTTTGCCGAAATCCCAGATAAATTTATTCAAGGTTTGATTCATGTTTCTACAATGGATGATTATTATGTATATAATGAGAAACAGAATGTATTAATAGGTGAAAGAACAAAGAAGGTATATAGACTTGGAGATAAAGTAAAAGTTAGAGTGAAAAATGCAAATAAGTTAACAGCTGAAATAGACTTTGAAATAGTGAAAAAAGATGATGATAAACTAGAAAAAGAATTGAAAAAAATGTATCCAAATGCAAAAGTAAAGATTAAGAAAAAAAGAAAGAAATAAAAAAAAGAAGAGCCGCACGGCATTCGCAACCGATGCGGCGGCCCCTATACCCCCCTAGGTATTTTTTTCATTACATATTATACCATAAAAATACAAAAAAGTAACAGTAAATCGCACATGTTCAAAAAAATGTAACAAAAAAACACCCTTATTGGGTGTTTTTAAATTTCTTCATTTTCTAAGCATTCTTTACAAAAACCTTTTATATAGAACTGCTCATCAATTATTTTATTTTCTTTTTCTATTTTAGGATCTATTTTTATGCTTTCTACGTCAAAATCAAAAATTTTATTACAATTAATACATTTAAAATGTCCATGTATATGTGTGTTAATATCAAATCTTGCTTCATTTTCGTCTATAGTCAAAACGGAAACTAACCCCTTTGATTGAAAAAGCTTCAATGTATTATATACAGTAGTTTTTGATAAAGTGGGGATAATATGAACCAAATCTTTATAAATTGTATCAACATTAGGGTGAGTGTGATTTTCTAATAAATATTTATACACTTGAATTCTTTGTAAAGAAGGAGAAATTCCATTTTCCCTTAATATCTCGCTAATATTGCTAATTTGATTTTTATCATTCATATAATCACACCCTTTCAAAATTAAAATCATTTTAATTATATATTTATTATATACCTTTTTATTTAAAAATCCAAATTAATTTATTAATATTTATGATATAATATGTATATAATATGTTATAAATAAAGGAGGGGTAGAATGAAGAGGCGAATTATTATATTATTTTTAGTATTAGCTTTTAGTTTTGTTTATGCAGAAGGTTTTACAAAATTATACGAAGAATTTAAGGTTATTAATAGTTATCATAATGTTGAGGGTATGAAAAGTTTATTAGGTAAATTAGAAAAATATACTGACGATTCATCAATATTAGCATTATATTGTAATGCTCTAACAGAATATGCAAATTGGGGAGTTAAGGATGAAGAAAAAGAGAGTATTTATAGTAAAGCTGTAGAAATAGGCGAAAAAGCTGTATCTTTAGATCCTAATAATGGTTATGCTCACTATTCTTTAGGAGCAGCTATAGGTAGATTAGCACAATATAAAGGTATAGTTTCTAGTTTGTTTATGCTTGGAGATTTTGACGAACACATAAAAAAAGCAATTGAATTGGATCCAAGTTTATATACAGCATATATTGCAATGGGTATGAGATATAGAGATGTTCCGTGGCCAATGAATAATTATAAAAAATCCGAGGAATACTTTTTTAAAGCTGCTGAAATAGAGCCTGAATATGTAAATACATACTATGAATTAGGGGTTTTATATAAAGTTTGGAAAAAATATGATAAAGCCAAAGATATGTTCGAAAAAGTAATAAAGATGCCGTTACATCCAGATTGGATCGAACAAGGGAAAGAAGCCAAAGAAAATTCAAAAAAAGAATTAAATGATTTAAAATAATTAAAATGACTAGCAGCTAGCTAGTCATTTTTTTATTCGAATGTTTCATGTTATATAAATTTTTATCAGCTAATTCATAATAATTCTTTTCATTAAAAGATGAAATACCGTAAGAAAAATCAAATCCAGTTTTTTCATTATATATTTTTCTAATTCTTTCAATAATTTTTTTAATATTTTCTGAATCTGTAATTATAGCAAATTCATCTCCACCTAATCTAATAATATAATCGGTATTTCTTAAATTATTTTTTGCAATATCGACGAAATTTTTAAGTATTTCATCACCTTTTGAATGACCAAATTTATCATTTATCTTTTTTAAATCATCAATATCAATTATTGCAAAATAGCCTTTGAATTTGTTATTCTCGAAAACATTTCTATTATATGCTCCAGTAAGTGGATCAATTAAAGCTTTATCTATTAGTATTTTATTTTTTTCTACTACATATTTATATTCTAATACAAGTGAAAAACCAAACCCTAAAGTTGCAGCTAAAACTCCATATCCAAAAATCAAAGGTTCATTTAATTTCAATAATAAAATTAATATAGAATGAATAGAAGTAATAGTTAAGAACGTTACAGGAAATAACAAATAAATATTTTTTGATTTAAAAATCCAATATGTAACAATCATTAAGTTTGCCATTGCTATTAAGTTCAAATAATTAGTAAATAATTTTAGATAATAAAAGTTTGGCGATAAAAGAACTAAGAATATCGAAATCAAAGTAAAATAAACCATTATTTTCGATTTAATTCTATTAAAGAAATAATATTCAATTCCAATAAGAATTAATATACTACTTATAAAAAATGAAATCAAAAATATTTTTCTAAGAATAAATGCAAGCAAAAAACCTCCGTTATATAATCTACTAATAATGTCAAAAATATATATTCCTGCAAATAAAGAAGATAATCCAATGTATTTAAAATATTTTAAATTGTTATATCCTGAGATAATTAGTAATATTACCCCCAATACTATAGCTGCTCCTAAGGATATTAGATATATATTTTCATTAAGAAAATTTAAAAAATAAACTTTTTTTATTGCAGTCATTCTATCTGTTAAAAATATTTTTTTATGAATTCCAATATCATATAATCCTTTTAATTTAATTTTTAGTTTGTTTTTTTCTTTTAATAAGTTCTTATCAAAAACTACATAAAAAGCCTTATTCCACAAACTTGAATATTTATAACCATTTTCATATATTAATACATCATTTAAATAAACAGATATTTCATTATAGGATAATCTTGGAAATATAATTGAATCATAATCTGTTTTATCAAAAACTACTTCGAACTCTTTTTCTACAGGAGATTTTGTAATTTCATAAAAAATAGGAAAATCCAAAAGATAACCTTTTGGAGAATAGGAATATTTAATTATATATAAAATAAACAAAAAAGATAAAATAGCTAATGAAACAATTAAAAATCTTTTTTTCAAATTTACCACCATATTTCTGGTTCTATTTCTAAATCTTCACCATACTTTTCTTTAACCACTTTTTTAATTTTTTCAGCTAGATTAATAATATCTTCAAACTTAGCATTCCCTTTATTAATAATAAATCCAGCATGCTTATTAGAAACTTCAGCATCTCCAATAGAAAAACCTTTTAACCCTAATTTTTCAATTGTAGTACCAACATAAAAATCGGGTTTAGGTCTTTTAAAGAAACTGCCTGCACTAGGGAATTCTAAAGGTTGTTTTTCCCATCTTTTTTCTGATAATTCTTTCATTTTATTTTTTATATTAGTTATATCTTTTTTATATAAATTTATTTTTGCGCTTAATGAGATATATCTTCTTTCTTGGAAAATGCTTTTTCTGTAATTGAAATTTAGTAATTCCTTCTTTAATATAATTGTTTTTCTTTCAATTATATCATAAGCTTCAACCTCAGTTACAATATCTGACATTTGCCCTCCATATGCTCCAGCGTTCATAAATAACGCTCCACCCAATGATCCAGGTATTCCTACAGCGAATTCTAATCCGGATAATGAATTCTCCATTGCTATGTATGATAATCTTGAAATCGGAATTCCAACCTCGCTAATTAAGATATTTTCGTTTAAGGAATATCCTGTAAGATATTCAGTACTTAGAACAACAAAATTCAAAGTATCATCGTTAATTAATAAATTGGCGCCACCGCCAATGATTTTAAAATTTATTTTATTTTCAATTATATAATCTAAAGTATTAATAAAAATTTGTTTTGTTTTTGGAATTATATAATAAGGAGTAATACCACCAACTTTAATTGTGGTATGCATTTTTAAAGGTTCATTGATTAAAATAGTATTTCCCAGTGAATATAAATATTTCAAATCAATATTCACTTTAACATCCACTCCAACATTTCAGAAATTTCTTCTCCAGCTGGATGTTTTTTCACATCATTTATTAAGTCTCTTTTTTTAAATAATATTTTTTGAATAGAATCTAAAATTAAAGCTTTTTCTGATTTTGAAATATTAGTTATATATTTATCCAAAAGATATTTTAGTCCTTTTTGAGTAGGTAATTCAGATATTGCCATGATTGCTAACTCTTGTAAGTCTCCGGTGTCATCTAAAAATGTAGCAAGTATATCTATATATTTTTCATCTTTTGTTAGTCTTAATAAAGCTTCTAAAATCAAAGGGAATGCTCTTTCATCAGAATACATATTTAGCATTCGTTCTAAATATGGAATTAATTCCTTACATTCTAAGTTAGATAAGACATCAATTAAATAGAGCATTACAACATCATCAAAAGAATTTTTTTCAAATCTTTTCATAAATTCATTGAAAAGATATTTTTTTGCATCTGATCCTAAAATATCAATTATATCTGTTATTATTTCATAAGTTTCTGTATCTGCGTCTTCCATCATATCTATTAAAATCGGAATTGCATTAACTCCTTTTTCTTCAAGTATCCTTTGGATAACATCTTCTCTTTTCATTATTCCACCTCGCCAAATACAATTTCACCATACATTTCCTTTATTTCAATTAATCTTTCTTCTTCATTTAATTCTTTAATTACTGAGTAGATTTCATTATCTTTTTCTTCTTTAAATATTTTATAATGTTTATCTGCATAATTAGCAACCTGAGGCATATGTGTTATAACTATTAATTGTTTTAAATTTGAAAAATCCTTTAATTTTTTACCAATTACATCAGCAAGTCTTTGTCCAACACCAGAATCGATTTCGTCAAATAACATAGTTTCAACAAGATGTATTTCTCCAAGAGATTTTTCAATGGCTAATATAATTCTGGATAATTCCCCTCCAGATGCAATTTTTTCTAATGGTAAATAGTTCGATTGAGGATTTGTTTTTGCTAATATTCTGATACTATATGTTCCAAATTTACTAGGTTCTTTTAATTTATCGAATGAAAAAACAATTTCCGCATTTTCCATATTTAATGAATTTAATTCATTTTTGATTTTTATTTCTAATTCTTTTAAAACTTTTTCCCCTTTTTGTTTAATTTTTTCTCCTAATTTAAATAATTCATTTCTCTTTTTCTCGATTAAAGGATTAATCTCGTTTATAATCTTTTCCAAATCATTTAATTCATTTAATTCTGATTTGAAATTGTCTAAATTATCAAAAACATCTTCTAAAGTAGGTCCATATTTTCTCTTTAAATTCATAATATCATTAAGTCTATTAGAAACTTCATTTAATCTTTCTGGATCTAAATCTAAATCGTACAATTTTGATTCTAAATTGCTATATAATTCGTTTATCATATCTTGTATTGAAACAGCAAAATCTAATTCTTTTTCAAAACCGTAATCTGAAATGTGTGATATATCTTCTATTATTTCTCCTATTAGTACATCAACATTTTCATCATTATCCTTTAAAATTGCTAATGATTTTTCTAATTTATTTTTAATTTCTTCAACATTACTTAATTTTTTATATTCCATCTTTAGTTCTTCATCTTCATTTTCTTTTGGAGATATACGTTCTATTTCTTCTATTTGAAAATTTAATATATCAATTTTTCTATATATTTCAGAAGGGTCAGAAGGGATATTATTTAATTTTTCTTTTAAATTCAAATATTCTAAATATTTTTTATTATATTCAATTATTAAATCTTCAAAATTTTCTTTGAATATATTAAAAGCTATAGTATTATGATATTTAGGATTCCTTAATAATACTTGAGAATCTTGAGTATGAACTTCCATTATATATGAACCTATTTTAGCTAAAACATTTTTGGGTACAATTTCACCATTAACTCTAAATACTGATCTTTTTTCGTTAAAGTTTACATTTATAATAATTTCATTATTTTCAATATATAAGTAATCTTTTAATTCTTTTTTTATTTCATCAGAAATAGTAATATATGCAGAAATAGCCCCATTTTCATTTCTCAAATTTTTTGGTATGTTTCCGCTTAAAATAGAAATTAAAGCCTTTATCAACATTGATTTTCCTGCACCAGATTCTCCTGTTATAACATTTAATCCTTCTGAAAAATCTATGTTTACTTCTTTGAATAATCCAAAATTTTTTACAGCCAATGAATGTATCATATGGCACCTCCAGATTTTTTATCTATATATATATTTTACCTTATTTTCGTTAAAAATAAAAATTTTTGTTTATTATAATAATAATCAAATATAACTAATTAAACAAAATAAAACATATATTTCTAAATAATGTAAATTTGACGAATTGTAATGTTTATGTTATAATATTGAATCAAAAGAAATATGAGGTGATAATATGTGGCTATACTTAATTCCAGCAATGTTTTTTGGGTGGTCTTTAGGGGCAAATGATGCTGCTAATATATTTGGAACAGCAGTTTCCAATAAAATTGTAAAATATAGAACTGCTACTATTATTTCTGCAATATTTATATTATTAGGAGCTATACTAGGTGGGGCAAAAGGTATTGAAACAATTAGTAGCGTTACTTCCCAAAGTTTGCTTTCTGGTTCTATTTCCGTTTTATCAGCAGCTATTACAATGACTATAATGACTTATATTGGAGTGCCTGTTTCTTCGTCTCAAGCAATTGTTGGTTCGATTATGGCTGTTGGATTAATGGAAGGCGGGGTGAATTGGGCAGTCATATTAAAATTAGTTTTGGCTTGGGTTGGTACTCCAATTGGAGGAATGATTTTTGGATTCATATCATTTAAAATTTTATCTATACCTTTTAATATGATAAAATCTATATATGTAAAAGAAAGAGTAGTTCAAATTGCAACTTTAATAATTGGTGCATATGGAGCTTATTCTTTGGGGGCAAACAATGTAGCAAACATCACTGGTGTTTTTGCGGATACTATAGGTATTCAAATGGCAGCATTAATAGGTGGTTTAGCGATTTCTTTTGGTGTTTTAACTTATAGTTATAAGGTTATGATGACTGTTGGAACTCAAATAATAGAATTAGATTATTTTTCTGCTGCAATAGCAGTTTTAGGTGAATCTATAACAGTTTGGATTTATGCATTATTAGGAATTCCCGTGTCTACATCACAAGCAATCGTTGGTGCTGTAATTGGAGCAGGGTATGCTAGAGGTTCTAGGCTTACAAATAAAAAAGTATTATTAAAAATTTTAAGTGCATGGATTAATACACCGGTTTCTGCTGGAATAATTACAGCATTGATATATTTTATATTAAAATCAGTTTTTAAAATAACAATATAAGATTTTAGGAGGTGTCAATATGGGATTGTTTTTTGGAAAAAAAGAAAAAAATATTATTGATTTATTTAATAAACATCTTGAAGCTGTAGATTATACTATACAAGCGCTTGTAGATTTAATAAAAAATTTGGACGAAGATATGTCTCGCATTAGAGAATTAGCTGAACAAGTTAGAAATGCAGAAACTGAAGCTGACCATATTAGGAGGCAAGCAGAATCAGAAATGTATTCTGGAGCATTTTTGCCTAATTTTAGAGGTGATTTGTTAGGGACAATTGAGGCAATGGATAGAATTGCTAATAAAGCTGAATCAGTTGCTGATGAAATAGAATTGCAGTCAATTAGAGTACCTAAAGAAATATTGGAAGACTTAATTGAATTAATACTAAAATCTCAAGTTACATATAGAGCTGTAAAGGAAGCAGCTAAAGAAATGTTTGAGGATTTTGAAAAAGCAAATGAAATGATATTAAAAACAGAAAATTATGAGCATGAAACCGACATTATAGAAAGAAATACAATAAGAAAAATATTTTCTTTAGATATTTCTCTTCCAGAAAAAATGCAATTAAAAAAATTAGTTCATAGAATAGCGGATATTTCAGATACTTCTGAAGATGTTTCAGATAGAATTCAGATTATAATATATAAAAGAAAAGTATAGCCTGAGGCTATACTTTTCTTTTTGATTATTGTATTTCAATAATAATATGGTATTCAAATGAAGTATTTTCTGACCAGTAATATATAACTAATTCAATAAGGTATAAGCCTGGAGTATCAAAAAAGCTTGCAGGAATTAAATATGAGTTATCATACATATCAAAATTTGAATTATCATAATCATCAGCAACTCTAATTCTATTTTCCCAATCAAAATCTCCAGTAAAATCATCAAATTTAAATATATTAATTTCAGCTCCTTCATAATAAGGTAATGTGTTATTAGGTATATACCATGTTAGTTGAATATTATCTCCTAAATTAAAAAAGTCATTATTTAGAGGACTGTTTATTTCAAAAGTGTCAACAGGATACAATGTACCTAAATATAATGCGGCAGAATCAACAAGGGTATTAGAATAATCATAAACTTCCAGAGTATAATCACTATTTTCAAGATAAAAAGTATCTGCTATATCAAAATATTCTTCATTATAAAAATAATCTTCTTCTACCCAGTTTAAATCTGTTATATAATCATTATCCCTCCATATCTCAGCATAATAGACGTTTTCAGGATTTGAAATATGAGAATCAAATCTTAGAGCAATTTCTGGATATACATCACCATATTCATCGGGTATTGGTATTCTTGTAATTCCCTCCATTTTGAAATCGATAATATGAGCATTTGTAGAAGGTAATTCGGGAGGTTGAAAAATGTCAGGATTCTCTATTATTATAGGATTTTGAATTCCACTAACTAGATCTCCAAAATAGGGATCTGGAAGATCAAATGTTATTTTACTTATTTCAGGAGTATCACTATTAAGAGTTCCTTCCAGGGTTATATCTGGTAAATAATTCCTTAGATCTTCGAAATTTGCAGAACTTTCAAAGAACACAGCAGGATATATCATTATAGGCCCGCCAAGGCTAACAGGAGTATTAATATCTGTCATAAATAATTTTGTAATTTTACTACCTGATAATTCCCATAATTCCATTAAATCTATAGGACCAGATGTAGGATCATGTGGGATATATAAATAATCAGTAATAGAATCATCTATAGCATATTTTATTGGAATGTCTAATGTAATAAATGAATTTTGTATAGAAGCAACTCGGGTTTCAAAATCGTTTTCTGCAGTTAACATATTTCCAAAAATATTTCCAATTAATTCTTTTTGAGTAATAATATTATCATCTTTTGCCATATTTAATAATAATTCAGTAATAGATGCATCAAGTGAATAATTTTCAAGTATATCTATAACTGTTGCTGTAGGAGTAAGATTATATAAGAAAAGCATATTTCCATACCCGTATATATATTTTAAGATGAAATCTAACATAGAAACAAATCCCTCATCAATTAATAAATAATCATTTTCGTCGAATACAGATGCATATCCGTTTGTTACTGTACCATCATCACTTAATTGCTCTACTAAATCCCAATCTAAAATAGCATCACCAGGAGTATCGGAGTCAATACCAATGAATTCAATATTTTCTATATTAGACATATCACCTAATATTAAATCGGAGTATACTCCTAAACTTTCTTTTTGTACAGTATTATCCATATAAGTTACTGTGGCTTCTATATGTAGTTCGGCGTTATTTGTTATTATTCCATCATTATTCCAATCAAAATCGTTTATCATCCATTTTATATTTTCATATAGATAATCGTTCAGTTGCAATTTTTCTGCGTAATCACCCAATTTTTCTAAAAGAGTTAATATATCATTTTTAAAATCTGTAGGTATATTTATTAGGCTTAATAACACTCCATTAAGATCTTCACTGTTTAATGCCTCTAAAATAGAAAAGATATAAGCTTCATGAGTTGAAAAAGTATTAGATAAATTATGTATAAAGTTAGGAATATCAGTTAAGAAATATGCTATATTACTATACGTTGGTGTTGAAATTGAATTTGGTATAGTAGAAGAATTTATAGTTATAGTGCCAAGAGGTGTTTCGAAATTTATATTTTTACCATAATTAGCTGTAAATATTGAAAAATCTATAATATTAACATTCCAATCTTCTAATTTATAATCATAAATATCAGACCATATTCCTTTTTGAGAAATATTTAATGCAGGGCCAATATCAAATCTTGAAAATTCTTCAGAGACATCATAAATCCACGGTTCCATACCATAATAATATACAAAAGAAGCAAAATCTGTTAAACCAACTTCTCCATCTAAATTAAAATCTCCTAGAAGTCCTCCCCATTTCCAATTATATGGGTTAATATCATAATATTCTTTTGTAATGGAATTTCTTGAATAATAATCTATTTTTTCAATATTAAAAGAATTAGAATAGATTTTTAATAAAACATCGCCTGGTTTTACACTATCTGCAGTAGAAATTGCTACTATTGGGTTTCCATCTTTGTTTTTTGTTATACTCATAAATTTATTTGGAATTTCAATATTTTCTGCGTCAACGTTGCTCAAAAGAAATTCAAAAGAATCACCCTCAACCTTAGAAATTATTAAAGAATTGTTGTTTTCCTTAATTATATCAATAATATTTTTTATTTCTGTGTTTGTTTTAGTTTCATGTGTCTTTGTTTGTAGACAGCCAACTAATATAATTGATATTATCAATATACTTAAAATTATTTTTATATATTTTCTCATATCCTCACCCCCCTCACTCTGAAGTTACATTGAGAATATTTTCTATTTCAAGTATTACAGGCGCAATATTGTCTTCAAAAGTTACATAAGCATCAATAATGTTTATATTAGTGTTTATATTGGTATATGTGGAGTTTATTGTAAATTTAGCTATATCGGTATTTGATAAATCTAAATTGTTATTAGAATAAAGTGAGATAATAACTTCTAAGTAATCTTCATTATACCAATCATCATATCTCATAAAAGATTTGATAAAACCATTATCTGAGTTAAGTAGTATAGAACTAGAATCAATACTTATAGTTTCAGGATCTATTCTTAAATGTATTTCTAAACCTTTAACATTATTGATG
The window above is part of the Marinitoga litoralis genome. Proteins encoded here:
- the rnr gene encoding ribonuclease R, with product MEKSIKEIIIKIIKEKPLLQKEIYDKLKLKTKEEKRKIRNILNELLDDGELYKNSKNKYCIPGKNMKIGIIEFTRRGSMAFVTTKNGDEIAITLENVKDAMHKDLVLVEIIGNWRDLPKGKVLRVLKRGLNKVVGIFEQKKLFGFVLPIDQKINTDFYVSPENFNKAKPGQIVEAEIIKYTHKNPEVKITKIIGDVNEPKVDLPIVIIKHDLPEPGIFPENVMKEALKIPKTIQEKDLKGRKDFRDEVIVTIDGDTAKDFDDAVQVKKLENGNYLLGVHIADVSHYVKENSKLDKEAFKRGTSVYLIDTVIPMLPHELSDWICSLVENEDRLTMSLIMEIDKHGDVVNYDVYNGVIRSKKRLTYNKVNKLLNNEADEELEKEIGWLRPDLELMKELMEIIRENRKRRGAILDIEGGEVKFIFDEKGNVEDIIPVERGISEVIIEEFMIKANETIASIFDSQGLPFIYRIHEEPDPDMLLQLKNYLEIMGLKYRFPKNIHPKLLQDMLEHLKDHPLKKSIQKLLVRSLKRAVYSDLNVGHFGLASENYTHFTSPIRRYPDLIVHRLLKKYLKNNGTLSNSEIEKYTKLLPEIAAYSSKRERVANEAEWDLADMKKVEYIMSHMDEIFEVFITNITKFGMFAEIPDKFIQGLIHVSTMDDYYVYNEKQNVLIGERTKKVYRLGDKVKVRVKNANKLTAEIDFEIVKKDDDKLEKELKKMYPNAKVKIKKKRKK
- a CDS encoding Fur family transcriptional regulator, whose protein sequence is MNDKNQISNISEILRENGISPSLQRIQVYKYLLENHTHPNVDTIYKDLVHIIPTLSKTTVYNTLKLFQSKGLVSVLTIDENEARFDINTHIHGHFKCINCNKIFDFDVESIKIDPKIEKENKIIDEQFYIKGFCKECLENEEI
- a CDS encoding tetratricopeptide repeat protein; the encoded protein is MKRRIIILFLVLAFSFVYAEGFTKLYEEFKVINSYHNVEGMKSLLGKLEKYTDDSSILALYCNALTEYANWGVKDEEKESIYSKAVEIGEKAVSLDPNNGYAHYSLGAAIGRLAQYKGIVSSLFMLGDFDEHIKKAIELDPSLYTAYIAMGMRYRDVPWPMNNYKKSEEYFFKAAEIEPEYVNTYYELGVLYKVWKKYDKAKDMFEKVIKMPLHPDWIEQGKEAKENSKKELNDLK
- a CDS encoding GGDEF domain-containing protein, which encodes MKKRFLIVSLAILSFLFILYIIKYSYSPKGYLLDFPIFYEITKSPVEKEFEVVFDKTDYDSIIFPRLSYNEISVYLNDVLIYENGYKYSSLWNKAFYVVFDKNLLKEKNKLKIKLKGLYDIGIHKKIFLTDRMTAIKKVYFLNFLNENIYLISLGAAIVLGVILLIISGYNNLKYFKYIGLSSLFAGIYIFDIISRLYNGGFLLAFILRKIFLISFFISSILILIGIEYYFFNRIKSKIMVYFTLISIFLVLLSPNFYYLKLFTNYLNLIAMANLMIVTYWIFKSKNIYLLFPVTFLTITSIHSILILLLKLNEPLIFGYGVLAATLGFGFSLVLEYKYVVEKNKILIDKALIDPLTGAYNRNVFENNKFKGYFAIIDIDDLKKINDKFGHSKGDEILKNFVDIAKNNLRNTDYIIRLGGDEFAIITDSENIKKIIERIRKIYNEKTGFDFSYGISSFNEKNYYELADKNLYNMKHSNKKMTS
- the murB gene encoding UDP-N-acetylmuramate dehydrogenase gives rise to the protein MNIDLKYLYSLGNTILINEPLKMHTTIKVGGITPYYIIPKTKQIFINTLDYIIENKINFKIIGGGANLLINDDTLNFVVLSTEYLTGYSLNENILISEVGIPISRLSYIAMENSLSGLEFAVGIPGSLGGALFMNAGAYGGQMSDIVTEVEAYDIIERKTIILKKELLNFNYRKSIFQERRYISLSAKINLYKKDITNIKNKMKELSEKRWEKQPLEFPSAGSFFKRPKPDFYVGTTIEKLGLKGFSIGDAEVSNKHAGFIINKGNAKFEDIINLAEKIKKVVKEKYGEDLEIEPEIWW
- a CDS encoding DNA repair protein RecN, yielding MIHSLAVKNFGLFKEVNIDFSEGLNVITGESGAGKSMLIKALISILSGNIPKNLRNENGAISAYITISDEIKKELKDYLYIENNEIIINVNFNEKRSVFRVNGEIVPKNVLAKIGSYIMEVHTQDSQVLLRNPKYHNTIAFNIFKENFEDLIIEYNKKYLEYLNLKEKLNNIPSDPSEIYRKIDILNFQIEEIERISPKENEDEELKMEYKKLSNVEEIKNKLEKSLAILKDNDENVDVLIGEIIEDISHISDYGFEKELDFAVSIQDMINELYSNLESKLYDLDLDPERLNEVSNRLNDIMNLKRKYGPTLEDVFDNLDNFKSELNELNDLEKIINEINPLIEKKRNELFKLGEKIKQKGEKVLKELEIKIKNELNSLNMENAEIVFSFDKLKEPSKFGTYSIRILAKTNPQSNYLPLEKIASGGELSRIILAIEKSLGEIHLVETMLFDEIDSGVGQRLADVIGKKLKDFSNLKQLIVITHMPQVANYADKHYKIFKEEKDNEIYSVIKELNEEERLIEIKEMYGEIVFGEVE